From Streptomyces sp. Edi4, one genomic window encodes:
- a CDS encoding glycosyltransferase family 39 protein, which translates to MEDDRVGTGRAAEAEEREQVPAPLDRRVFAVAAAVFALLMALSSRYGFHRDELYFLDCARHLGTGYVDQPALAPLLARVSLALFGVWAPGLRLWSALAAAATVVVGALTAREFGGARRAQLLAALATATMPVLLGGAHVANTTSYEVLAWAAIALVLVRVGRTGDTRWWPAAGALVGLGAAFNHLAGVFGAVLLAVVLLGPARKALADRRLLAGAAIAVLFVLPDMWWQARHGWAMFEMTRALNAENGGPRNIPTWIVGQLAVCCPAMAVLWVGGLRFLWRSGRPLWRSLVITYAVLFVLFAVTTGAQVYYLGGLYVCLLAAGAVGLDTWLRARAGRLRGLMIGTTVSTALLAVIVLPVLPPSDVTWTYAVSSNSGESLGWPQLAGTVRQVWNGLPAGQRAHAVIYAEDYGEAGAVNELGRGSGLPTAVSAHNTDWWWGPGDPNATTVVAIAPGSEHAPDYEAHLRQYFTDVRPVATLSDPEGVHSVEGGGHIYVCTGPRRPWGDVWPALRHYQ; encoded by the coding sequence GTGGAAGACGACAGGGTGGGCACGGGTCGCGCGGCCGAGGCCGAAGAGCGCGAGCAGGTACCGGCCCCGCTGGACCGGCGGGTGTTCGCCGTCGCCGCCGCGGTCTTCGCCCTGCTCATGGCGCTGTCGTCGCGCTACGGCTTTCACCGCGACGAGCTGTACTTCCTGGACTGCGCCCGGCACCTCGGTACCGGCTATGTGGACCAGCCCGCGCTGGCGCCGCTCCTCGCGCGGGTCTCGCTCGCGCTGTTCGGCGTCTGGGCGCCGGGTCTGCGCCTGTGGTCCGCGCTCGCGGCCGCTGCCACCGTGGTCGTGGGCGCGCTGACCGCGCGGGAGTTCGGCGGCGCACGGCGCGCCCAGCTGCTCGCGGCGCTCGCGACCGCCACGATGCCCGTACTCCTCGGCGGCGCGCATGTCGCCAACACCACGTCCTACGAGGTGCTGGCCTGGGCGGCGATCGCGCTCGTGCTGGTACGCGTCGGGCGTACGGGCGACACGCGGTGGTGGCCGGCGGCAGGAGCGCTGGTCGGGCTCGGCGCCGCGTTCAACCATCTCGCGGGCGTCTTCGGCGCCGTCCTGCTGGCCGTCGTCCTGCTCGGTCCGGCCCGCAAGGCCCTGGCCGACCGCCGGCTGCTCGCGGGCGCCGCGATCGCCGTGCTGTTCGTGCTGCCGGACATGTGGTGGCAGGCGCGGCACGGCTGGGCCATGTTCGAGATGACACGGGCGCTGAACGCCGAGAACGGCGGCCCGCGGAACATTCCCACGTGGATCGTGGGACAACTCGCCGTCTGCTGCCCCGCGATGGCGGTGCTGTGGGTGGGAGGCCTGCGGTTCCTGTGGCGGTCGGGACGACCGCTGTGGCGTTCCCTTGTGATCACGTACGCCGTCCTGTTCGTGCTGTTCGCCGTGACGACCGGGGCGCAGGTGTACTACTTGGGCGGCCTGTACGTGTGTCTCCTCGCGGCCGGCGCGGTGGGACTCGACACATGGCTGCGCGCCCGCGCGGGGCGGTTGCGGGGCCTGATGATCGGCACCACCGTCTCGACCGCGCTGCTCGCCGTGATCGTACTGCCGGTGCTGCCGCCCTCCGACGTGACCTGGACCTATGCCGTCAGCTCCAACTCGGGGGAGTCCCTTGGCTGGCCCCAACTGGCTGGCACCGTACGGCAGGTGTGGAACGGGCTCCCGGCCGGACAGCGGGCGCACGCGGTGATCTACGCGGAGGACTACGGCGAGGCCGGCGCCGTCAACGAACTCGGCCGGGGCAGCGGCCTGCCCACCGCCGTGAGCGCCCACAACACCGACTGGTGGTGGGGTCCCGGCGACCCGAACGCCACGACCGTCGTCGCCATCGCCCCGGGGTCGGAGCACGCGCCGGACTACGAGGCCCACTTGCGCCAGTACTTCACCGACGTGCGCCCGGTGGCCACCCTCTCCGACCCCGAGGGTGTGCACTCCGTCGAAGGGGGCGGCCACATCTACGTCTGTACGGGCCCTCGCCGTCCCTGGGGCGACGTGTGGCCCGCGCTGCGCCACTACCAGTGA
- a CDS encoding erythromycin esterase family protein, translated as MAIDIKGTAHAVAASCVMKLLPGRPRVLALGEPTHGEPTLLGLRNELFRQLVEQEGYRTIAVESDCVRGQLVDDYVTSGTGSLDDVMARGFSHTWFNASPANRELVRWMRAFNDGRPPSEHVRFAGFDGPLEMESAESPRQALVTLHDYLAAHTDPELLPHTARTLDRLLGPDERWTDPAAMMEPGRSVGRSAEAGQLRLLADDLVALLDEQTPHLIDATSREAWERARLYGRTAVGLLRYHSAMADSSPCRLARLTGLRDRMMADNLLALAARGPVLVHAHNAHLQRPKSTMRMADRAVEWWGAGALVNAETGGGYAFLATALGTLPHQGVDAPPPDTVEGLLYALPESRQLFSAPQLAAVLGLLKVQPRVSPWFGYAPLDPAELGAADGIVFVRDVLRG; from the coding sequence ATGGCAATCGACATCAAGGGCACTGCCCACGCCGTAGCAGCGTCCTGCGTCATGAAACTGCTCCCGGGCCGCCCCCGGGTGCTGGCGCTCGGCGAGCCGACCCATGGCGAACCCACCCTCCTCGGCCTGCGCAACGAACTCTTCCGGCAGCTGGTCGAGCAGGAGGGCTACCGCACGATCGCCGTGGAGAGCGACTGCGTGCGGGGCCAGCTCGTGGACGATTACGTCACCTCGGGGACGGGCTCCCTCGACGACGTCATGGCGCGCGGCTTCAGCCACACATGGTTCAACGCCTCGCCCGCCAACCGCGAACTCGTACGCTGGATGCGGGCGTTCAACGACGGCCGGCCCCCGTCCGAACACGTCCGCTTCGCCGGCTTCGACGGCCCGCTGGAAATGGAGAGCGCGGAGAGCCCCCGCCAGGCCCTTGTCACGCTCCACGACTACCTGGCCGCCCACACCGACCCGGAGCTCCTTCCCCACACCGCTCGGACACTCGACCGTCTGCTCGGCCCCGACGAGCGATGGACCGATCCCGCGGCCATGATGGAACCGGGCCGGTCCGTCGGCCGGTCGGCGGAGGCCGGTCAACTACGGCTGCTCGCCGACGACTTGGTCGCGCTGCTCGACGAACAGACCCCTCATCTGATCGACGCGACGTCACGGGAGGCATGGGAGCGGGCGCGGCTGTATGGGCGCACCGCCGTCGGACTGCTGCGCTACCACTCCGCGATGGCCGACAGCTCACCGTGCCGCCTGGCACGGCTGACGGGGCTGCGGGACCGGATGATGGCGGACAACCTGCTCGCCCTCGCCGCGCGCGGCCCGGTGCTGGTCCATGCCCACAACGCCCACCTCCAGCGGCCGAAGAGCACGATGCGGATGGCTGACCGTGCGGTGGAATGGTGGGGCGCGGGCGCCCTCGTGAACGCCGAGACGGGTGGGGGCTACGCCTTCCTGGCCACGGCGCTCGGGACGCTCCCCCACCAAGGGGTGGACGCCCCGCCGCCGGACACCGTCGAGGGGCTGCTGTACGCCCTGCCCGAGAGCCGTCAGCTCTTCAGCGCGCCCCAACTCGCTGCCGTGCTGGGCCTCTTGAAGGTCCAGCCCCGGGTATCGCCCTGGTTCGGCTACGCCCCGCTTGATCCCGCCGAGCTGGGCGCGGCGGACGGGATCGTGTTCGTGAGGGATGTCCTGCGCGGCTGA
- a CDS encoding TioE family transcriptional regulator, which yields MAQKSQRHDQEHDQGHDWRRERRHGRLRPVDLARAHGLSTQAVRNYEEAGILAASDRTPHGYRVYTALHENALTAFLALVPGHGHGTAAAIMRRVNEGSPDEAFRLIDESHARLLDDRRTLQGAERALRDLAPDTASGQTDGRPGGDAPEVGTSGQLTPPAPLFIGPLAASLDIQPATLRKWERAGLVTPGRDPLTGYRVYDETAVRDARLTHQLRRGGYLLEQIAPLIAQVRAAGGVAPLATALTAWHARLATRGRALLSGAAALNVYLHARG from the coding sequence ATGGCTCAAAAGTCTCAAAGGCATGACCAGGAGCATGACCAGGGGCATGACTGGCGGCGAGAACGGCGGCATGGACGGCTCAGGCCGGTCGATCTGGCCCGCGCGCACGGTCTGTCGACGCAGGCGGTCAGGAACTACGAGGAGGCCGGCATCCTTGCGGCATCGGACCGCACCCCGCACGGCTACCGCGTGTACACGGCGCTGCACGAGAACGCCCTGACAGCCTTCCTCGCCCTGGTGCCGGGGCACGGCCACGGGACGGCGGCGGCCATCATGCGGCGGGTGAACGAGGGGTCCCCGGACGAGGCGTTCCGGCTCATCGACGAGAGCCACGCGCGGTTGCTCGACGACCGCAGGACCCTCCAAGGGGCCGAGCGGGCTCTGCGCGACCTGGCACCGGACACGGCGTCCGGGCAGACCGATGGGAGGCCTGGGGGCGATGCGCCCGAGGTTGGCACGTCCGGGCAACTGACGCCGCCCGCACCCCTGTTCATCGGGCCGCTGGCGGCAAGCCTCGACATTCAGCCGGCGACGCTGCGCAAGTGGGAGCGCGCCGGACTGGTGACCCCCGGCCGTGACCCGCTGACCGGTTACCGCGTGTACGACGAGACCGCCGTAAGGGATGCGCGCCTGACCCATCAACTCCGGCGCGGTGGCTACCTGTTGGAGCAGATCGCGCCGTTGATCGCGCAGGTCCGCGCCGCCGGAGGCGTGGCTCCTCTCGCGACCGCCCTCACCGCCTGGCACGCCCGCCTCGCCACCCGAGGGCGAGCCCTGCTGAGCGGAGCCGCGGCGCTGAACGTGTACCTCCACGCGCGCGGGTGA
- a CDS encoding STAS domain-containing protein — protein MNPLTITTRDTLTGPVLEISGDLDYASAARLRDLIPAIALRPGQRLVLDLGGMDFCDSSGVSALIVARNHAHAAEAEAALAAVPANTMRTLRIVGLDQIFSLYPDSETATRP, from the coding sequence ATGAACCCCCTGACGATCACCACCCGAGACACCCTCACCGGTCCCGTGCTGGAGATTTCCGGCGACCTCGACTACGCCAGCGCGGCACGCCTTCGAGACCTGATCCCCGCGATCGCCCTGCGGCCCGGTCAGCGTCTCGTCCTCGACCTCGGCGGCATGGACTTCTGCGACTCCAGCGGAGTCAGCGCCCTGATCGTGGCCCGCAACCACGCGCACGCCGCCGAAGCCGAGGCGGCACTCGCGGCCGTGCCCGCCAACACGATGCGCACCCTGCGCATCGTCGGACTCGACCAGATCTTCTCGCTCTACCCAGACAGCGAGACAGCCACTCGTCCCTGA
- a CDS encoding alpha/beta hydrolase yields the protein MDIARRNNVTVTGNPQGRTVVLAHGFGCDQNMWRLTVPALADDYRVVLFDYVGAGRSDATAFSEDRYGSLDGYAQDVVEVCEALDLRDAVFVGHSVSAMIGVLAAGLAPGRIGALVMVAPSPCYIDEDGYRGGFSAEDIDELLTSLESNYLGWSAVMAPVIMGNEDRPELGAELKNSFCATDPDMARVFARTTFLSDSRDDLKSVTVPTLVLECLQDAIAPREVGAYVHRAVPGSTLVTLDATGHCPHLSAPEATNKAIRTFLAGLR from the coding sequence ATGGATATCGCACGGCGCAACAACGTCACCGTCACCGGCAATCCGCAGGGGCGCACGGTGGTGCTGGCGCACGGCTTCGGCTGCGACCAGAACATGTGGCGGCTCACGGTGCCCGCGCTGGCCGACGACTACCGGGTGGTGCTGTTCGACTACGTGGGTGCGGGCCGTTCCGACGCCACCGCGTTCTCCGAGGACCGCTACGGCTCGCTGGACGGCTACGCGCAGGACGTCGTGGAGGTGTGCGAAGCGCTCGACCTGCGCGACGCCGTTTTCGTGGGCCACTCCGTGAGCGCGATGATCGGTGTCCTGGCCGCCGGGCTCGCCCCCGGACGGATCGGGGCGCTGGTGATGGTGGCTCCCTCTCCGTGCTACATCGACGAGGACGGATACCGCGGCGGGTTCAGCGCCGAGGACATCGACGAGCTGCTGACGTCCCTGGAGTCGAACTATCTAGGCTGGTCGGCGGTGATGGCACCGGTAATCATGGGGAACGAGGACCGGCCCGAGCTCGGCGCCGAGCTGAAGAACAGCTTCTGCGCCACCGACCCGGACATGGCACGCGTCTTCGCCCGTACCACGTTCCTCTCGGACTCCCGGGACGACCTGAAGAGTGTGACGGTGCCGACGCTCGTCCTGGAATGCCTCCAGGACGCGATCGCCCCGCGCGAGGTCGGCGCCTACGTCCACCGGGCGGTCCCCGGCTCGACGCTGGTCACCCTCGACGCGACCGGACACTGCCCGCATCTCTCCGCGCCCGAAGCCACCAACAAAGCGATCCGGACCTTCCTGGCCGGCCTGCGATGA
- a CDS encoding SpoIIE family protein phosphatase translates to MTGRKGDHPDPPETDEDKISGAAFAALLEDSADELYECAPCGYLSTLMDGTIAKINTTLLHWLGLEREAVVGRMRFTDLLTVGGRLYHETHLAPLLRMQGELGGIALEFKQSDGGRIPVLVSSSLKRGGGGEPLLIRTTVFDARDRRAYEEELLRGRKAAEEARRQAEADRARLQDALAVLQQSLLPDMLPEVAGMETAAYYHTAHPERLGGDFYDVFPVGQNRFAFFLGDVCGKGPQAAAVTSLTRYTLRAAALHNPDPLSALTTLNTVLHERYAGSGDPRYCTAIFGTLEPDPATGHVAVRLASGGHPPAVVVRADGGAAFLPTPGGLLVGILPSARFTAATTVLTPGDTLLLYTDGITEARTGKDRTTLFGDEALLAFAAGHAGKPPDAVIHALTGLLTSFGDGLDDDTALLALGVPATGPQTRSPA, encoded by the coding sequence ATGACAGGCCGCAAGGGAGATCATCCCGACCCGCCCGAGACCGATGAGGACAAGATCTCGGGCGCCGCGTTCGCCGCGCTCCTCGAAGACAGCGCGGACGAACTCTACGAGTGCGCGCCGTGCGGGTACCTCTCCACCCTGATGGACGGCACCATCGCCAAGATCAACACCACGCTGCTCCACTGGCTCGGCCTCGAACGCGAGGCGGTCGTCGGCCGGATGCGGTTCACCGACCTGCTCACCGTGGGCGGCCGGCTCTACCACGAGACGCACCTCGCGCCCCTGCTGCGCATGCAGGGCGAACTCGGCGGCATCGCCCTGGAGTTCAAGCAGTCCGACGGCGGCCGCATACCCGTGCTCGTCTCGTCCTCGCTCAAGCGCGGCGGCGGTGGCGAACCACTCCTGATCCGTACCACCGTCTTCGACGCCCGCGACCGCCGCGCCTATGAAGAAGAACTCCTGCGCGGCCGCAAGGCGGCGGAGGAGGCGCGCAGACAGGCGGAGGCCGACCGCGCCCGCCTCCAGGACGCCCTCGCCGTGCTCCAGCAGTCGCTGCTGCCCGACATGCTCCCCGAGGTGGCAGGGATGGAGACGGCCGCCTACTACCACACCGCCCATCCCGAGCGGCTGGGCGGCGACTTCTACGACGTCTTCCCCGTCGGCCAGAACCGCTTCGCCTTCTTCCTCGGCGACGTGTGCGGCAAGGGCCCCCAGGCCGCCGCGGTCACCTCGCTGACCCGCTACACCCTGCGCGCCGCCGCCCTGCACAATCCGGACCCGCTGTCGGCGCTCACCACCCTCAACACGGTGCTGCACGAGCGTTACGCGGGCAGCGGCGACCCGCGCTACTGCACCGCCATCTTCGGCACGCTCGAACCCGACCCGGCGACGGGCCATGTCGCCGTGCGCCTCGCCTCGGGCGGCCATCCCCCGGCCGTCGTCGTGCGAGCGGACGGCGGCGCCGCTTTCCTGCCCACCCCCGGCGGCCTCCTCGTGGGCATCCTGCCCTCCGCCCGCTTCACGGCCGCCACGACCGTGCTCACCCCGGGCGACACCCTGCTGCTCTACACCGACGGCATAACCGAGGCCCGTACCGGCAAGGACCGCACCACCCTGTTCGGCGACGAGGCGCTGCTCGCCTTCGCCGCCGGGCACGCCGGTAAGCCGCCCGACGCCGTCATCCACGCCCTGACCGGCCTGCTGACCAGTTTCGGCGACGGTCTCGACGACGACACCGCCCTGCTCGCCCTCGGCGTTCCCGCCACCGGACCCCAGACGAGAAGCCCCGCATGA
- a CDS encoding ABC transporter permease yields the protein MTMEEDEGNRPAGERAAPGGHGGHGTHARKRGAREAWSDFRNSPFLPAVVLVFILSAAAGLFAGSYTYSMANPTPHHIPTALVAPSGSVEGSVEAKKFVAGLDKALNTSLALRPYGDERAARQAMEEQTVFAIVDVRPDGVHLDVAGAAGASVAQVLAQAAPPVAKAIGVPVTITDVKPLQRGDPRGLALFYISLAAVVLGFVGSIQLSVHARTLNPLERIAFTVAYSLLGGFTIAAVVDWGLGAVRLPFFESWMILALTMFTSGMVFTMFNTLIGRWAMMPTWGLMVLLGNPSSGGAVSWPLLPSVLGHVGRWLPPGASVNAQHTAVYFADAQHAFPFLVLAGWSLVSCAVFWFWRHRHPGGRDRSAPAHGASVAA from the coding sequence ATGACGATGGAAGAAGACGAAGGCAACCGCCCGGCCGGTGAGCGCGCCGCGCCCGGCGGACATGGCGGACACGGCACGCACGCCAGGAAGCGGGGCGCACGCGAGGCGTGGAGCGACTTCCGGAACTCCCCGTTCCTGCCGGCGGTCGTGCTCGTCTTCATCCTGTCCGCCGCCGCCGGTCTGTTCGCCGGCTCCTACACGTACTCCATGGCCAACCCGACGCCGCACCACATCCCCACCGCGCTGGTCGCGCCCTCCGGCTCCGTCGAGGGCTCCGTGGAGGCGAAGAAGTTCGTGGCCGGCCTGGACAAGGCACTGAACACGTCACTCGCGCTGCGTCCCTATGGGGACGAGCGCGCGGCCCGCCAGGCCATGGAGGAGCAGACCGTCTTCGCCATCGTCGACGTGCGGCCGGACGGGGTCCACCTGGACGTGGCGGGCGCCGCCGGGGCCTCCGTGGCGCAGGTGCTCGCCCAGGCCGCGCCACCGGTGGCGAAGGCCATCGGCGTACCGGTGACGATCACCGACGTGAAGCCTCTTCAGCGGGGCGACCCGCGCGGCCTCGCGCTCTTCTACATCTCACTGGCCGCCGTGGTGCTCGGATTCGTCGGCTCCATCCAGCTGAGCGTGCACGCCCGCACCCTGAACCCGTTGGAGCGGATCGCGTTCACCGTGGCGTACTCGCTGCTCGGCGGGTTCACCATCGCAGCCGTGGTCGACTGGGGGCTCGGCGCGGTGCGGCTGCCGTTCTTCGAGTCCTGGATGATCCTGGCGCTGACGATGTTCACGTCGGGGATGGTCTTCACCATGTTCAACACCCTGATCGGGCGCTGGGCGATGATGCCCACCTGGGGACTCATGGTGCTCCTCGGCAACCCCTCCTCCGGCGGCGCGGTGTCCTGGCCCCTGCTGCCGTCCGTCCTCGGGCACGTCGGGCGCTGGCTGCCGCCCGGCGCCTCGGTGAACGCCCAGCACACGGCCGTCTACTTCGCCGACGCCCAGCACGCCTTCCCCTTCCTCGTGCTGGCCGGGTGGTCCCTGGTGTCGTGCGCGGTGTTCTGGTTCTGGCGCCACCGCCACCCCGGCGGCCGCGACCGGAGCGCCCCGGCACACGGAGCCTCCGTCGCGGCCTGA
- a CDS encoding GlsB/YeaQ/YmgE family stress response membrane protein gives MGIIAWIVIGLIAGAVAKALTPGKDPGGCLVTIVIGIVGGLLGGWLGQLIFDVDGLKGFFHLSTWITAVVGSVIVLLIYRLIAGRRG, from the coding sequence ATGGGCATCATCGCCTGGATCGTCATCGGACTCATCGCGGGAGCGGTCGCCAAGGCGCTGACTCCGGGCAAGGACCCCGGTGGCTGCCTGGTCACCATCGTGATCGGCATCGTGGGCGGTCTGCTCGGTGGCTGGCTCGGTCAGCTCATCTTCGACGTGGACGGTCTGAAGGGCTTCTTCCACCTGTCCACGTGGATCACCGCCGTCGTGGGCTCGGTGATCGTGCTGCTGATCTACCGCCTGATCGCGGGGCGCCGAGGCTGA